AAGCGAGGAAACCGTGCGGCAGATGGCCGAAGGTGCCCGCCGCCACCTGGGCGTTGATGTAGCCGTGGCCACCAGCGGCATTGCCGGCCCCGGCGGCGGCTCCGACGACAAGCCCGTGGGCACATTCTGGCTGGCCTACGCCGACGCGCACCAAACCGTAGCCCGCAAAATCACGTTCAACCGCGGCCGACAGCTCAACATTGAGTTCATAACCACGGCTGCGCTGAACCTGGTGCGCCAGCACTTGCCCCCCATTGGGCAATAGCAGCGCACTACTGATTTACCTTGCTGTGGATCAGCGGATTGGTCTTCTCCCCTAACGACTGTTCGCCGACCTAGGCTTGCACATGAGGTAGCATACCGCAAATCAGCTACCTTTGGCCCCGATTTCAGGCCGCTACCGCCTGTTTTCTCACGTTCTAGCTTCCTTTCCCACCCCAATTATTCTAATCAAACCGCATGGCACGAGTGGAAATGGTGATGCCCAAAATGGGCGAAAGTATCATGGAAGGCACCGTCCTCAAATGGCTCAAGCAGGTGGGCGACACCATTGACCAGGACGAATCGGTGCTGGAAGTGGCCACCGATAAAGTGGACACCGAGGTGCCCGCCATCCACGCCGGCGTGTTGCAGCAGATTTTGGTGGAAGAAGGCCAGGTGGTAGCCGTAGGCGCCCCCATCGCCATCATCGAAACCGACGCCGCTGCTGCCTCCAATGGCCAGGCTCCGGCTGCCGAAGCTGCTCCCGTGGCTGTTGAGGCCGAAGCTGCCCAGGTTGCCGAGCAAGTGCCGTTCGTGCCGAATGCCGCTGCTGCGTCAGCCGCCGCAACGGGTGGTTCGCAACTGGGCGAGGCCCAGCCCGGCCGCTTCTACTCGCCGCTGGTGCTCAACATCGCCCGCGAGGAAGGCATTTCGATGGCTGACCTGGAGCGCCTGCCCGGCACCGGCCAGGGCGGCCGCGTTACCAAAAAAGACATCCTCGATTTCGTGGCCAACCGTGGCCAACAGCCGGCCCAGGCTGCTCCGGCAGCAGTTGCTCCGGTAGCCCAAGCCGCTGCCCCGGCCCCGCAGGCTACGGCGGCAGTTGCCGCCCCCGCTCCTGCCGCTCAGCCTGCCGCGGTTGCAGCATCGGCCAGCAAACCGGCACCCTCGGTAAGCGGCAACCAGGAGCTGATCGAGATGGACCGCATGCGCAAGATGATTGCGCAGCGCATGGTCGACTCGAAGCGCATTTCGCCGCACGTTACCTCGTTTGTGGAGGCCGACGTAACGAACATCGTGCAGTGGCGCGAGAAGCACAAAGACGCCTACAAAAAGCGCGAAGGCGAAAACCTGACCTACACCCCCATTCTGGTGCAGGCCATCGTGAAAGCCATTCAGGACTTCCCGAACATCAACGTGTCGGTTGATGGCGACTACATCATCAAGAAGCGCGACATCAACATCGGCCTGGCCGTGGCGCTGCCCTCGGGCAACCTCATTGTGCCGGTGATTCACAACGCCGATCAGCTGAACCTGAATGGCCTGAGCAAGCGCGTGAACGACCTCGCTAACCGCGCCCGCCAGAACAAGCTGAAGCCCGAAGACCTGGCCAACGGCACCTACACCGTGTCGAACGTGGGCTCGTTTGGCAACGTGATGGGCACGCCCATCATCATGCAGCCGCAGGTGGCCATCATGGCCCTAGGTGCCATCAAGAAAAAGCCGGCCGTGATTGAGACGCCGCAGGGCGACTTGATCGGTATCCGCCACTTCATGTTCCTGTCGCACTCCTACGACCACCGCGTGGTTGATGGTTCGCTGGGTGGCATGTTCGTGCGCCGCGTGGCCGACTACCTCGAGCAGTTCGACCCCAACACGACCATCTAAAAAGCCGAAAGCCGTGGCAGCTGCAAACGCTTTTGCCACGGCTTAGTACTTGAACAAGCCCGTCAGATCGGCGGGCTTTTCTTTTTGATTTCTTTCAGGTTATGAAAAATTTTGTGACCCTAGGTGCGCTGGTAATTTCGCTGGCCCTGATCATCTACCTGTACGTGCGCCTCTCCGCCACGGAGCGGCAGTTGGCCGATGCTCAACGGCGCATGGCCGACTGCGAGCAGGTAACCTTTCAGCTGCAAAACCAGCTAAGCCAGCAAGCCCGTATGCAGGCGCGCGAGGCAGGTCGGCCGGTTCCGGGCGAGCAGGAGTAGCAGCCCGCGTTGCCGGGCTTGCGCTGACAAACAAAGCGGCCACACCTTTTGGGTGTGGCCGCTTTGCTTTAAATCAGTTGGCAGCTTACAGCGCCGCCAGGCTTTGCTCGAGGGCTGCGATTTTAGCCTCGGCATCGGCCAGCTTCTGCCGCTCGCGCTCTACCAGGTCGGCCTTGGCGTTCTGCACAAACTTCTCATTGGCGAGCTTTTTCAGCACCGAGTCGCGGAAGCCCTGCGCGTACTCCAGCTCCTTGGTCAGACGCTCACGCTCGGCCCCTAGGTCGATCTGGCCTTCCATGGGCACGAAGAACTCGGCACCACCCGAAACGAAGCCTACCGCCGCAGCCGGGGCAGCATCTACCACGCTGATTTCGGTGAGGGCCGCCAGCTTACGGATGATGCCATCGAAATCCTGCAGCAGAGCTGTGTCCTCGGTTTTGGCCGCCAGCGTGAGGGGCTTGTTCGGACCCAGGCCTTTCTGGTTGCGAATGTTACGCACACCGGCCACCACATCCAGTGCCTTTTCCACCCGGCCCAGCAGCTCGGCGCCGCCCTCAACGAGCTGTTGCTTGGGCCAGGCGGCTACGCAGAGGTAGTCCTTGGGGCCGCGCTCGGCCAGGTGGTGCCATATTTCCTCCGTGATGAACGGCATGAACGGGTGCAGCAGCTTCAGGAGTTGCTCGAAGAAGCCGGTGGTGCGGCGCAGCGTTTCGGCATCGATGGGGGCCTGGTAAGCCGGCTTGATCATCTCCAGGTACACCGAGCAGAAGTCGTCCCACACCAGCTTGTAGATGGTCATGAGCGCGTCGGACATCCGGAACTTGTCGAAGTGCTCGTCGAGCTCGGCCAGGGTGCTCTGCAGCTTCGCCTGAAACCACTCCGTGGCCCGCTCGTTCACGAACGGCAGCTCCTCGCTTACCTCCCACCCCTGCGTGAGGCGGAAGGCGTTCCAGAGCTTGTTGGTGAAGTTGCGGCCCTGCTCTACCAGCTTAATATCGAACAGCAAGTCGTTGCCGGCCGGCGACGAGAACAGCATGCCGGTACGCACACCGTCGGCGCCGTACTGCGCAATGAGGTCGAGCGGGTCGGGCGAGTTGCCCAGGCTCTTGCTCATCTTGCGGCCCTGCGCATCTCGCACAATACCGGTGAGATACACGTTGCGGAACGGCACATCCTTGCGATACTCCAGGCCGGCCATGATCATGCGCGCTACCCAGAAGAACAGGATTTCCGGGGCCGTTACGAGGTCGTCGGTCGGGTAGTAATAGTTGACGTCGGGGTTATCCGGATCCTTAAATCCGTCGAATACCGAGATGGGCCACAGCCACGACGAGAACCAGGTATCAAGCACGTCTTCGTCCTGGCGTAAGTCGCTAGCTTGCAGCTCGCTGTTGCCGCTTTGCTCACGCGCCAGTTGAAGTGCTTCCTCGTCGGTGAGGGCCACCACAAAGGTGCCATCGGGCAGGTAATAGGCCGGAATGCGCTGGCCCCACCACAGCTGACGCGAGATGCACCAGTCGCGCACGTTCTCCATCCACACCCGGTACATGTTCTTGAACTTGGGCGGGTGCAGCTTCACGGCGTCGTTCTCCACTACCTCCAGGGCGGGGCCGGCGAGGTGCTCCATTTTCAGGAACCACTGCAACGACAGGCGCGGCTCGATAACGGCCCCGGTGCGCTCCGAGGTCTGCAGCACGCTCTGGTACTCTTCCACCTTGTCGAGCAGCTCGGCGTCGCCTAGGTCCTTCACGATGTTGCGGCGCGCGGCAAAGCGGTCCTGCCCCACGTACAGCACGGCCTTCTCGTTCAGGAAGCCGCCGTCGTCCAGGATATCAATTACCGGCAGCTTGTGCTTCAGGCCCAGCTCGTAGTCGTTCAGGTCGTGCGCGGGCGTTACCTTCAGCGCCCCCGTTCCGAAATCAATGGCTACGTACTCATCAAGAATAACCGGAATTTCGCGACCTAGGAGCGGAATGCGCACCTTGGCACCGTGCAGGTGCTTGTAGCGCTCATCGTTCGGGTTCACGGCCACGGCCACGTCGGCCATGATGGTTTCGGGGCGCGAGGTGGCGACGGTTAGGTAGGTAACAGGTGATGAGGTGACAAGTGACACGTCTTCATTTTCACCTGTTGCTTGTCCCTTGTTACCTGTCACCACCTCATACCGCAGGTGGTACATCTTGGCCACGGTGTCCTTCGGAATTACTTCCTCATCCGACAAGGCCGTGCGGCCCTGCGGGTCCCAGTTCACCATGCGAATGCCGCGGTAAATCAGGCCCTTGCGGTACAAATCGACGAACACGCGCAGTACGGCCTCGGTCAGGTCGGGCTCCATGGTGAAGCGCGTGCGCGACCAGTCGCAGGAGGCGCCGAGCTTTTTCAGCTGCTCCAGGATAATGCCGCCGTACTTCTCCTTCCACTCCCAGGCATACTTCAGAAACTCCTCCCGCGAGAGGTCTTTCTTCTCGATGCCCCGCTCCTTCAGCATCTGCACCACTTTGGCTTCGGTGGCGATGGAGGCGTGGTCGGTGCCGGGCACCCAGCAGGCTTCTTTGCCCTGCATGCGGGCGCGGCGCACCAGCACATCCTGAATGGTGTTGTTCAGCATGTGGCCCATGTGCAGCACGCCGGTTACGTTCGGGGGCGGAATCACCACCGAGTAAGCAGGTTTGCGCGGATTGGGCTTCGAGTTAAAAAAGCCTTGCTCCTGCCAGCGTTGGTACCATTTATCTTCTACCTCGGCTGGCTGGTAGGTTTTTGGGATGGACATAGTCGCTCTGGAATCAGTTCGGAAGCGGCAAAAGTAGGCATTTCGGGCCGGGGGCGGAAGCGCGGGCCAAGGGTGCGGCTGCGCACGTGTGCCACAGGGCCCGTATTTTCGCCCCCGACAACTGAGCTACTCAAAGGTTTAACGCGTCAATCCCCTATTTTTAAGGTTTGGCGCGTTGCCCAACGCAAGGCTCCGGATCTGAAGCTTTCCTCTGCTCATGAATTCGCTTTTTAGTCGGTGGAAGAAGCCCGCCTCCCCGGCACCGGCTCCTACTCCTTCAAGTGCGCCCGCTGCAGCAGCTCCCACGCAGGGCACGCTGCGCGTGGGCATGGCGCAGCTGCTGGTGGAAGGCGGCGAACCGCACCGCAATCTGGAGCGCGCGGCGCAAATGATTGCCCAGGCTGCCCAGCAAGGCTGCGCGTTGGTACTCCTGCCCGAAACCCTTGATTTTGCCTGGACGCACCCCAGCGCCCTCGC
The sequence above is drawn from the Hymenobacter sp. YIM 151858-1 genome and encodes:
- a CDS encoding dihydrolipoamide acetyltransferase family protein → MARVEMVMPKMGESIMEGTVLKWLKQVGDTIDQDESVLEVATDKVDTEVPAIHAGVLQQILVEEGQVVAVGAPIAIIETDAAAASNGQAPAAEAAPVAVEAEAAQVAEQVPFVPNAAAASAAATGGSQLGEAQPGRFYSPLVLNIAREEGISMADLERLPGTGQGGRVTKKDILDFVANRGQQPAQAAPAAVAPVAQAAAPAPQATAAVAAPAPAAQPAAVAASASKPAPSVSGNQELIEMDRMRKMIAQRMVDSKRISPHVTSFVEADVTNIVQWREKHKDAYKKREGENLTYTPILVQAIVKAIQDFPNINVSVDGDYIIKKRDINIGLAVALPSGNLIVPVIHNADQLNLNGLSKRVNDLANRARQNKLKPEDLANGTYTVSNVGSFGNVMGTPIIMQPQVAIMALGAIKKKPAVIETPQGDLIGIRHFMFLSHSYDHRVVDGSLGGMFVRRVADYLEQFDPNTTI
- a CDS encoding valine--tRNA ligase produces the protein MSIPKTYQPAEVEDKWYQRWQEQGFFNSKPNPRKPAYSVVIPPPNVTGVLHMGHMLNNTIQDVLVRRARMQGKEACWVPGTDHASIATEAKVVQMLKERGIEKKDLSREEFLKYAWEWKEKYGGIILEQLKKLGASCDWSRTRFTMEPDLTEAVLRVFVDLYRKGLIYRGIRMVNWDPQGRTALSDEEVIPKDTVAKMYHLRYEVVTGNKGQATGENEDVSLVTSSPVTYLTVATSRPETIMADVAVAVNPNDERYKHLHGAKVRIPLLGREIPVILDEYVAIDFGTGALKVTPAHDLNDYELGLKHKLPVIDILDDGGFLNEKAVLYVGQDRFAARRNIVKDLGDAELLDKVEEYQSVLQTSERTGAVIEPRLSLQWFLKMEHLAGPALEVVENDAVKLHPPKFKNMYRVWMENVRDWCISRQLWWGQRIPAYYLPDGTFVVALTDEEALQLAREQSGNSELQASDLRQDEDVLDTWFSSWLWPISVFDGFKDPDNPDVNYYYPTDDLVTAPEILFFWVARMIMAGLEYRKDVPFRNVYLTGIVRDAQGRKMSKSLGNSPDPLDLIAQYGADGVRTGMLFSSPAGNDLLFDIKLVEQGRNFTNKLWNAFRLTQGWEVSEELPFVNERATEWFQAKLQSTLAELDEHFDKFRMSDALMTIYKLVWDDFCSVYLEMIKPAYQAPIDAETLRRTTGFFEQLLKLLHPFMPFITEEIWHHLAERGPKDYLCVAAWPKQQLVEGGAELLGRVEKALDVVAGVRNIRNQKGLGPNKPLTLAAKTEDTALLQDFDGIIRKLAALTEISVVDAAPAAAVGFVSGGAEFFVPMEGQIDLGAERERLTKELEYAQGFRDSVLKKLANEKFVQNAKADLVERERQKLADAEAKIAALEQSLAAL